CCAACAGGTCATCGACTTGAGTATCGGCACATTAGACGATACGGCAGACACCCGTATTGACCAAGCAGTCATTAACTTCATCAATGAAAATGCGCGTGCAATTCACGAGTTTGCTCCCGTCACTGGCTTTGAGTTTTTACGAGATGCAATCAGTGATAGAGTCTTTAGACTGCGCGGTTTACGATATGCTGCTGCAGATGAAGTTATGGTCACACCCGGCGGTATAAAAGGCGCTATCACTGTCGCATTTCATACCTTATTAAATCCGGATGATGAAGTGATAGTACCACTACCTAACTGGCCTCATTATGCCGACATGATAGCGTTACACGGAGCAAAAATGGTTCCGGTATTAGTCGAAGAGTTTTATGAAAAAGGCTTACAACCCGCTCAGTTGGAGGCCGCCATTAACGACAACACTAAAATGGTGATTTTAGGAGACTGCGTTAACCCATCAGGTAAAATTTATTCTTATAAAGAACAGTGTAAATTAGCCGATGTTATCGCTAAACATAATATTGAGCGTGCAAAGTGCGCCAAACCAGCGATTCAAATATTGTTTGACTGTCCTTACGAATCCCATATTCTTGATGGCCCTGACACAATTTCTGCCTACACCTTTACTGATAAAGATCATACGCAATATAGCTTAAGAGATTGCACCACTTTCGTGACAGGCCCGGGCAAAACCTATGGTATGCACGGCGACCGAGCTGGCTATATTTGCGCGCCGGCAAACTTAATCAATATGATGGCTCGAGTACAAGTTAACCTAAACTCTTTTGCCGCAACTTATGCCCAAATCGCCACAAATGAAGCAATGCAGGCTTATATGGATGATGTAGCACACCAACGCGCAGTCAACTCAAGAGCAAATTTACAAAATTACACTGATCTTTTAAATGCCATAGACGGGGTTGTGGCGCCCGTCCCTCAAGGTGGGTTCTTTATCTTCGTTGATTTGTCCGCTTATGGCGAAAAGATCCAAGCCGCTGGGTACGATACTGCCGCAGCATTCTTGTTAGAAAAAGCCAAGGTAGCTTCTATTGGTGGAATGCACTTTGCTGAAGGCAGCGAAGCACTTCGTCATTTTGTTCGTATGAACTGTGGACGAGCGAGAGAAACCTTAGAGCAGGCAGCACAGCGGATCCAACAAGCGCTGGAGTCGTTGTAGTCAGGATGGCCCAGCATGATTGGGCCGCAATAAGGAAATATAACTATGCATAGTAATAACATAAGCAGGTTTGGTATTGTAGGTACTGGCTTTTCAGGTACAGCTACATTAGTGCACTTAGTTAAGCAATTAGTGGCTTCAAAACTCGATTGTCGTAACATTGAAATTGTGACTTTTGAGCAACGTGGTGACAATGGTCCCGGCCACCCATACTGTAGCGAAGAACTGCTACCTACCCATTTGTGTAACAACCAAACTTATATGATGGCACTGTTCGACAATGACTTCTTTGATTGGCTCTGTGAACGGCAACACTGGCTTGCCCAGCGATTTCCCCACCTTATAAAAGTAACACATCCAGCACTTGAAGATATCACTGTGTGGCAGCCCGATCAGGATGCCTTTTATCCTAGAGCGTTGTTTGGTGTCTATTTAAAAGAACGATTTAACCAGTATTGCCAACTAGCCAAAGAAAATGGGGTTAAGATACATCATTATAACAACTGTAAGGTGTTGGATGGTTTACCCACTAAAAGTGGCTTTGAACTCCATTTTTGTCAGCATGAACACAGTGCTGTAAAACAACTCGAATTCGATAAAGTGCTGCTTGCAACAGGCCATTGGAATAGCCTTAATAAAGCACAGTATGACGAAAGAGTACTGATGTCGCCCTACCCCCATTCGGCATTAAAAAACTGGTTTTCACAGCAGCTAGAAACACAGCCTGCATATGGCAAACGAATTGCTATCAAAGGAATGGGGCCAAGTGGCATTGATGCCATTTTATCGCTAGTGGATAGCGGTAAGTTTGAACAAGACCCCCAAGGAAATGTCGTTGCGTTTACGCCTGATAAAAGTACTCGTTCACTCAACGTGTATGCGATAAGTCGCTGTGGTTTTTTTCCGGCGGTACGAGACAGGCGCATTGAGCATAGCTTTAACTACTTAACAGAAGACACCTTTTTTGATTTAGAAAAAAAGCTAGGCAAACGCCTTGCACTAGACGATATTTTACATTTGATCGATGAAGAACTTAAAGATGCATCACAAGGCCGCATAGGGTGGCAAGAAGTTGCGGTCCCACCTTTCGAGTCTGCGCTAGAGAAGCTGAAATTTGACGCAACTTTACCTCAAGACAATGCGCTTATTCATGCGGTCTTGCTTCGAGTCAGAAGGATGAAGTTTTACCGCTATTTAAGCGCGGACGAAAAGCAGCGCTACGACGCTAACTTAGATACACACTTTATTCGCACTGCCGTTCCTATTCCACTGCTAAATGCACAAAAGTTGATAGCATTATTTAACGCGGGCATATTGACTAGCTGCCAACTTGGTTATGGTAATAAGCAGGGGGTTACTATCAGCGCAAATCAAATTTCTATATCATGCAATCAGGTTTGCGAACCACTCATTGCCGATGGCCTCATTATGGCGGCAGGTCAAAGCTTTGATTTAAAACTGCACCCAGATCCATTTATACAAGCTTTGATCAAACGAGGTGAATTACAGCCACATCAAGAAGTTAACTACCAAACCGGTGGTATTCGATTGCAAGGACATGAATCCTACAAGGTGATGCGATGGGACCCCATAACTCAGCAGCATCAGGTTTCACCTTACTTGTCGTCATTTGGTGTATTGACGCGCTATTGGCAAAACGAACGTAACTTTGCTGCAGCGTTTGTTGAAGCCGCACAAAGTGTTGCCCATAATTGGGTCGACTATATTTATAAAAAAACTACCGCACAACAAAGAAACACAGACCAGACTAAAGTCCACGCTTAATAACAGTATGACAAGGAGCAAACCATGGAAATGAAAGAGTTTTACTATGAAAATGGCATTCGTGTTAGCCTTTTTAATCTAGATCACAGAGCGGTTCCATACCATTTTCATCAATCGGTATGCGATATGATTTATTGTGCTAAGGGCGCTATCAATATTGAGCTTCCAGACAGGCAGCAGATTTACCATGTACCTTTAGGTGAAGTATTCCAAATTCCATCTAAACTTAAGCACCGGTTCGCCAACGCCATGGAGCCGGGTAAGGCGAGTCGTTATGTGCTCATGCAACTCGGTGAATTTAATATAGAGTTTGTGAAGAACAATAAGAAAATGGATGCGCAACTAGTTGATGCGACGTATTTTGATTATCAACAAACAGATGTATACATTGAGGACCGCAAGAAAGATATATTGGCACTAGTGGATCATTTTTCGCAAAACAAGCCCGAAGTCCTAGATGATGAGGAGCTGAGCGATGTGCTAACCGCACTTAATGCGTTTGCAACCCAAGGTATAGAGGCGTCGTATCCAGAGCATGCACTAGAGAGCGCATAATGGAATACTCAGCAGTAACCATCGCCATCATTTTAGGTGTATTTGGTTTTGCAGGACTCATAAAAGGAGTGGTGGGTCTTGGCCTACCACCGATTGTGCTGGGACTACTCACCGCTATCATCGGGATCCATCCTGCGATGGCGTTGGTAGCATTGCCTGCATTTATAACCAATATCGTACAAGCCGTTTCAGGCGCGCACTGGAAGACTCTTTGGCTCACCCAACGTTTATTCTTTTTTTTCGCAACAATCTCCATTGCAGCCGGCTGCTTACTGACTCAGTTTGTTAATCAAGCCCACATGTCTTTGTTATTAGGTGTATTGCTGATGTGTTATGGCAGCTTAGGGATCTTAAAGTTTAAACCACATATCGATGTTCAATGGCGACCTCATGCGGGCGTTGTGCTAGGAATGTGCAATGGCGTTTTTACCGGATTAACTGGATCCTCTGCAGTGCCTGGCGTATTTTATTTACAGGCAATTGGTCTACCAAAGGAAAAGTTGATCCAGGCAATGGGCATTTTATTCACTTGCTCATCACTCGGGCTTAGCTTGGGGTTAATTTGGCAAGGTGTGTTAACACCATCAGCAAGTGCTTTGTCCGTAGTCGCCTTGATCCCAGCTACCATATGTATGTATTTTGGGGCAAAGTTACGAAAGCACATTTCTATCATTATGTTTGAGCGTATTTTTTATGGTGCGCTTACCCTGCTTGGCTTATATGTGATTTTCAAAAATAAAACACTACTTGTCTGATTTTAAAGGAATATTATCATGGTGAATATTGAATATAACGCCTTACTTAGCGAAGTCGCTGAGTTAGGGCTGAAAAATGAT
This genomic interval from Pseudoalteromonas galatheae contains the following:
- a CDS encoding pyridoxal phosphate-dependent aminotransferase — protein: MRNSVFSDSALALRDSITHGTKAKIAAINASSNQQVIDLSIGTLDDTADTRIDQAVINFINENARAIHEFAPVTGFEFLRDAISDRVFRLRGLRYAAADEVMVTPGGIKGAITVAFHTLLNPDDEVIVPLPNWPHYADMIALHGAKMVPVLVEEFYEKGLQPAQLEAAINDNTKMVILGDCVNPSGKIYSYKEQCKLADVIAKHNIERAKCAKPAIQILFDCPYESHILDGPDTISAYTFTDKDHTQYSLRDCTTFVTGPGKTYGMHGDRAGYICAPANLINMMARVQVNLNSFAATYAQIATNEAMQAYMDDVAHQRAVNSRANLQNYTDLLNAIDGVVAPVPQGGFFIFVDLSAYGEKIQAAGYDTAAAFLLEKAKVASIGGMHFAEGSEALRHFVRMNCGRARETLEQAAQRIQQALESL
- a CDS encoding FAD/NAD(P)-binding protein encodes the protein MHSNNISRFGIVGTGFSGTATLVHLVKQLVASKLDCRNIEIVTFEQRGDNGPGHPYCSEELLPTHLCNNQTYMMALFDNDFFDWLCERQHWLAQRFPHLIKVTHPALEDITVWQPDQDAFYPRALFGVYLKERFNQYCQLAKENGVKIHHYNNCKVLDGLPTKSGFELHFCQHEHSAVKQLEFDKVLLATGHWNSLNKAQYDERVLMSPYPHSALKNWFSQQLETQPAYGKRIAIKGMGPSGIDAILSLVDSGKFEQDPQGNVVAFTPDKSTRSLNVYAISRCGFFPAVRDRRIEHSFNYLTEDTFFDLEKKLGKRLALDDILHLIDEELKDASQGRIGWQEVAVPPFESALEKLKFDATLPQDNALIHAVLLRVRRMKFYRYLSADEKQRYDANLDTHFIRTAVPIPLLNAQKLIALFNAGILTSCQLGYGNKQGVTISANQISISCNQVCEPLIADGLIMAAGQSFDLKLHPDPFIQALIKRGELQPHQEVNYQTGGIRLQGHESYKVMRWDPITQQHQVSPYLSSFGVLTRYWQNERNFAAAFVEAAQSVAHNWVDYIYKKTTAQQRNTDQTKVHA
- a CDS encoding cupin domain-containing protein, with product MEMKEFYYENGIRVSLFNLDHRAVPYHFHQSVCDMIYCAKGAINIELPDRQQIYHVPLGEVFQIPSKLKHRFANAMEPGKASRYVLMQLGEFNIEFVKNNKKMDAQLVDATYFDYQQTDVYIEDRKKDILALVDHFSQNKPEVLDDEELSDVLTALNAFATQGIEASYPEHALESA
- a CDS encoding sulfite exporter TauE/SafE family protein, with the protein product MEYSAVTIAIILGVFGFAGLIKGVVGLGLPPIVLGLLTAIIGIHPAMALVALPAFITNIVQAVSGAHWKTLWLTQRLFFFFATISIAAGCLLTQFVNQAHMSLLLGVLLMCYGSLGILKFKPHIDVQWRPHAGVVLGMCNGVFTGLTGSSAVPGVFYLQAIGLPKEKLIQAMGILFTCSSLGLSLGLIWQGVLTPSASALSVVALIPATICMYFGAKLRKHISIIMFERIFYGALTLLGLYVIFKNKTLLV